A portion of the Lolium rigidum isolate FL_2022 chromosome 1, APGP_CSIRO_Lrig_0.1, whole genome shotgun sequence genome contains these proteins:
- the LOC124707706 gene encoding BTB/POZ and MATH domain-containing protein 1-like, producing the protein MVAPQDPGAKTSSRCTPGTARATHAFEIVGYSLHKGLGSGKCICSATFSAGGHEWRILYYPDGYTKEDNEEYVSVFVQLIGEGGEGGEVRALLDLRLVEEASGLSMSVVSKGSPITFKAGTIRGYPKFKKRSELEASPYLRDDRLVIECEITVIKEPRVMQTSPVFQAMVPLSDLSGNLAELLEAQDEADVIFKVKGETFPAHKIILAMRSPVFKAQFYGPMKDKRMRNVTVEDIQPAVFKALVHFIYTDSLPSMDDLDDGEYDEMVKHLLVAADRYAVESMKMLCEGILCKNLDVESVATTLGLADQYHCSMLKDACVEFIISSDRMKDVLATEGYVHLKKSRPTILVDMFEKLTLSHNI; encoded by the coding sequence ATGGTCGCACCCCAGGATCCAGGCGCGAAGACGTCGTCGAGGTGCACGCCGGGGACGGCGCGGGCCACGCACGCGTTCGAGATCGTTGGGTACAGCCTGCACAAGGGCCTTGGCAGCGGTAAATGTATCTGTTCCGCCACCTTCTCCGCCGGTGGCCACGAATGGCGTATCCTCTACTACCCCGACGGCTACACCAAGGAGGACAACGAAGAGTACGTCTCTGTCTTCGTCCAGCTCATCGGtgagggcggcgagggcggcgaggtgAGGGCGCTCTTGGACTTGAGGCTAGTGGAGGAGGCATCCGGGCTGTCCATGTCAGTGGTCTCAAAGGGATCGCCAATAACATTCAAGGCCGGTACCATCCGGGGATACCCAAAGTTCAAGAAGAGGAGCGAGCTGGAAGCATCGCCATACCTGCGGGATGACCGCCTTGTGATCGAGTGCGAGATCACTGTCATCAAGGAACCACGCGTGATGCAGACCTCGCCGGTCTTTCAGGCAATGGTGCCGCTCTCTGACTTGTCGGGTAATCTTGCCGAACTGTTGGAGGCACAGGATGAAGCGGATGTGATTTTCAAGGTTAAAGGCGAGACATTCCCTGCTCACAAGATCATCCTCGCAATGCGGTCGCCGGTCTTCAAGGCGCAGTTCTACGGGCCAATGAAGGACAAGAGGATGAGGAACGTAACAGTTGAAGATATCCAGCCTGCTGTCTTCAAAGCCTTGGTTCACTTCATATACACTGATTCACTGCCTTCCATGGATGATCTTGATGATGGTGAGTACGACGAAATGGTCAAGCACTTGCTGGTGGCTGCAGATAGGTATGCGGTGGAAAGTATGAAGATGCTGTGCGAAGGCATTCTTTGCAAGAATCTTGATGTTGAGAGTGTGGCAACCACATTGGGTCTAGCTGATCAGTATCACTGCAGCATGCTCAAAGATGCCTGCGTTGAATTTATCATCTCTTCGGACAGAATGAAGGATGTGTTGGCAACCGAAGGATATGTGCATCTGAAAAAGTCAAGACCTACTATCTTAGTTGATATGTTCGAGAAATTAACCCTGTCTCACAATATTTAG